In a genomic window of Pangasianodon hypophthalmus isolate fPanHyp1 chromosome 19, fPanHyp1.pri, whole genome shotgun sequence:
- the gtf2h5 gene encoding general transcription factor IIH subunit 5 → MVNVLKGVLVECDPAMKQFLLYLDETCALGKKFIIQDLDDTHVFILAEVVHILQEKVGELMDQNSFPITQK, encoded by the exons ATGGTGAATGTGTTAAAAGGAGTTCTTGTGGAATG TGATCCTGCCATGAAGCAGTTCCTCCTCTACCTGGATGAGACCTGTGCTCTGGGGAAGAAGTTCATCATTCAGGACCTGGATGATACACACGTTTTTATCTTGGCTGAAGTTGTGCACATACTACAGGAGAAAGTCGGCGAGCTCATGGACCAGAACTCTTTCCCCATCACCCAGaaataa